A genomic segment from Sphingomonas astaxanthinifaciens DSM 22298 encodes:
- a CDS encoding nucleotide exchange factor GrpE, which produces MDKLHDEAEQIRAETAEDSPELQDHDRLAELQKALEEAEQKALYAAAEVQNVRRRADQEKVQAVAYANTGFARDMLSVKDNLDRALSHIPEGARMDERLKGFIEGIEATARELDSVFARNGVTRVESKGLPLDPNKHQAMIEIVSDQAPGTIVEEMQAGYVLKDRLLRPALVGVAKAG; this is translated from the coding sequence ATGGACAAGCTTCACGACGAGGCCGAGCAAATCCGCGCGGAAACCGCGGAGGACAGCCCCGAATTGCAGGATCACGACCGGCTCGCCGAGCTCCAGAAGGCGCTCGAGGAGGCCGAGCAGAAGGCGCTCTACGCCGCCGCCGAGGTGCAGAACGTGCGCCGCCGCGCCGACCAGGAAAAGGTGCAGGCGGTGGCTTACGCCAACACCGGCTTTGCCCGCGACATGCTGAGCGTGAAGGACAATCTCGACCGCGCGCTCAGCCATATCCCCGAGGGCGCCCGCATGGACGAGCGGCTCAAGGGCTTCATCGAGGGCATCGAGGCGACCGCCCGCGAACTCGACTCCGTCTTCGCCCGCAATGGCGTCACCCGGGTCGAATCGAAGGGTTTGCCGCTCGATCCCAACAAGCATCAGGCGATGATCGAGATCGTCTCCGACCAGGCTCCCGGCACCATCGTCGAGGAAATGCAGGCGGGCTACGTCCTCAAGGACCGCTTGCTGCGGCCGGCGCTGGTCGGGGTCGCCAAGGCCGGCTGA
- the rph gene encoding ribonuclease PH — protein MRPSGRAPDQMRSLSFEPGFTKHAEGSCLVSFGDTRVLVTASVEEKVPPFLRGKGQGWVTAEYGMLPRATHTRGNREAAKGKQSGRTQEIQRLIGRSLRAVTDLSLLGERQIVLDCDVIQADGGTRTAAISGAWVALRLAVDGIMGKLSGDPIRTQVAAVSCGFHDGAAVLDLDYAEDSTAGSDGNFVLTADGAICEAQLTAEGATFDEEGLLRLLRLARIGCDQIFEAQRKATGR, from the coding sequence ATGCGCCCCAGCGGCCGCGCGCCCGACCAGATGCGCTCGCTTTCGTTCGAGCCCGGTTTCACCAAGCATGCCGAAGGCTCGTGCCTGGTGAGCTTCGGCGACACCCGCGTGCTGGTCACCGCCAGCGTCGAGGAGAAGGTCCCGCCCTTCCTGCGCGGCAAGGGGCAAGGCTGGGTCACGGCCGAATATGGGATGCTTCCGCGCGCCACCCACACCCGCGGCAACCGCGAGGCGGCCAAGGGCAAGCAGTCGGGCCGGACGCAGGAGATCCAGCGGCTGATCGGCCGGTCCCTGCGCGCCGTCACCGACCTCAGCCTTCTCGGCGAGCGCCAGATCGTCCTCGACTGCGACGTCATCCAGGCCGACGGCGGCACCCGCACCGCGGCCATTTCGGGCGCCTGGGTCGCGCTTCGGCTGGCGGTAGACGGGATCATGGGCAAGCTCTCGGGCGACCCGATCCGCACCCAGGTCGCGGCGGTGAGCTGCGGCTTCCACGACGGCGCGGCGGTGCTCGATCTCGACTATGCCGAGGATTCGACCGCGGGGAGCGACGGCAATTTCGTCCTCACCGCTGACGGCGCGATCTGCGAGGCGCAGCTCACTGCGGAAGGCGCGACCTTCGACGAGGAAGGGCTGCTCCGCCTGCTCCGCCTCGCGCGGATCGGCTGCGACCAGATTTTCGAGGCGCAGCGCAAGGCCACCGGCCGGTGA
- a CDS encoding penicillin-binding protein activator, producing MASSPLPAQGRRAFLFSVVAASLLAGCATGPSTRPGQEARVNRVAVLVPLSGPDAAVGRAIGNAARLAQFDSKSTAFEMTLFDTDQGGAAAAAQRAIAGGNDLILGPLRAEDVRTVTPVAQRTRVPVIAFSNDVSVAAPGTYVLGFTPTQAVERVVAQAAAAGAKRFAAIAPASTYGQRSVQALQVAAQRVGGQVTGIETYDRPENARAAARRLAARPYDAVLVADNGRVAALAAPSLRAGARILGTELWAGSELGGTARLRGAWYAAPTQGRWTQFVQRYRARYAGQTPPRIASLGYDAVLLSVRAARNWAPGRRFPLGAIDDAEGFDGVDGIFRFRSDNVAQRAFEVRQVTATGTAIVSPAPTKF from the coding sequence ATGGCATCCTCGCCTCTCCCTGCACAAGGCCGCCGTGCCTTCCTGTTCTCCGTCGTCGCCGCGAGCCTGCTCGCCGGCTGCGCCACCGGGCCCTCGACACGGCCGGGGCAGGAGGCGCGGGTCAACCGGGTGGCGGTCCTCGTGCCGCTGAGCGGGCCCGATGCCGCGGTCGGCCGGGCGATCGGCAATGCCGCGCGCCTTGCCCAGTTCGATTCGAAGAGCACCGCCTTCGAAATGACCCTGTTCGACACCGACCAAGGCGGAGCGGCCGCGGCCGCCCAGCGCGCGATTGCGGGCGGCAACGACCTCATCCTGGGTCCGCTTCGCGCCGAGGATGTCCGCACGGTCACCCCGGTCGCGCAGCGCACGCGGGTTCCGGTGATCGCCTTCAGCAACGACGTCAGCGTCGCCGCGCCCGGCACCTACGTCCTGGGCTTCACACCGACCCAGGCGGTCGAGCGGGTGGTCGCGCAGGCCGCGGCCGCGGGGGCAAAGCGCTTCGCGGCGATTGCGCCGGCCTCGACCTATGGCCAGCGTTCGGTCCAGGCGCTCCAGGTCGCGGCACAGCGCGTCGGCGGGCAGGTGACGGGGATCGAAACCTATGACCGGCCCGAAAATGCCCGCGCCGCCGCGCGGCGACTGGCCGCCAGGCCCTATGATGCGGTGCTCGTCGCCGACAACGGCCGGGTCGCCGCGCTCGCCGCCCCGAGCCTGCGCGCCGGTGCCCGGATCCTCGGGACCGAATTGTGGGCCGGGTCCGAACTTGGCGGAACAGCCCGCCTGCGCGGCGCCTGGTATGCCGCGCCGACGCAAGGCCGCTGGACCCAGTTCGTCCAGCGTTATCGCGCGCGCTACGCAGGGCAAACCCCGCCGCGCATCGCCAGCCTCGGCTATGACGCCGTGCTGTTGAGCGTCCGAGCCGCGCGCAACTGGGCGCCGGGCCGACGCTTCCCACTGGGCGCGATCGACGATGCCGAGGGCTTTGACGGGGTCGACGGCATCTTCCGCTTCCGCTCGGACAATGTCGCCCAGCGTGCCTTCGAGGTTCGCCAGGTGACCGCCACCGGGACCGCGATCGTCTCGCCCGCCCCGACGAAGTTCTGA
- a CDS encoding FAD-dependent oxidoreductase — protein MSGSDQRPTVTRRSLLIGAGGAAVSGPAIVRAQALGSAPRVTVVGAGVFGTWTAEQLRRRGARVTLLDAWNPAHSRASSGGESRMTRAGYGKDAIYARMAVASLAEWKALSQRSGLPILNPHGVLFFFQGDNPYLSESLRVHRALGLPTEALSQGAMARRFPMIDFAGVSAGMFEPGFGALMARRAVQTLAREFEAAGGRFEQRKIAAPAEVRDADRIVFACGPWLPKLFPQVIGRRIVATRQEVFTFAPPAGDRRWQPGPMPGWADFNGGDVFYGFPDLEGKGVKFAHDGHGVEVDPDAQDRRFSDAALAEVIAFRDRRFPALRGAPLATAEVCQYENSSNGDFLIDRHPERADVVLVGAGSGHGFKHGPEVGRIAAELVLAGRTPDPRFGLASKGVSQKREVI, from the coding sequence ATGAGCGGATCGGACCAAAGGCCGACGGTAACGCGCCGCTCGCTCCTCATCGGAGCGGGCGGCGCTGCCGTTTCGGGGCCCGCCATCGTCAGGGCGCAGGCGCTGGGCTCGGCGCCGCGGGTGACGGTCGTCGGCGCGGGCGTGTTCGGAACCTGGACCGCCGAGCAGCTCCGCCGCCGCGGCGCGCGGGTCACGCTGCTCGACGCCTGGAACCCGGCGCACAGCCGCGCCAGCAGCGGCGGCGAATCGCGCATGACCCGCGCCGGCTATGGCAAGGACGCCATCTACGCGCGGATGGCGGTCGCGAGCCTTGCCGAGTGGAAGGCACTGAGCCAGCGCTCGGGCCTGCCCATCCTTAACCCCCACGGGGTGCTGTTCTTCTTCCAGGGAGACAATCCCTACCTCTCCGAAAGCCTGCGGGTGCATCGGGCGCTGGGACTGCCGACCGAGGCGCTGTCGCAAGGAGCGATGGCACGCCGCTTCCCGATGATCGATTTCGCCGGGGTCAGCGCAGGGATGTTCGAGCCCGGCTTCGGCGCCCTCATGGCCCGCCGTGCGGTCCAGACGCTGGCGCGGGAATTCGAGGCCGCGGGAGGCCGGTTCGAGCAGCGCAAGATCGCCGCGCCCGCCGAAGTTCGCGATGCCGACCGGATCGTCTTCGCCTGCGGTCCGTGGCTGCCGAAGCTCTTTCCGCAAGTGATCGGCCGCCGCATCGTTGCGACCCGGCAGGAGGTGTTCACCTTCGCGCCGCCCGCAGGCGACCGGCGCTGGCAGCCCGGCCCCATGCCCGGCTGGGCCGACTTCAATGGCGGCGACGTCTTCTACGGCTTCCCCGATCTCGAGGGCAAAGGGGTCAAGTTCGCCCACGATGGCCACGGGGTCGAGGTCGATCCCGACGCCCAGGACCGCCGCTTCTCCGATGCTGCGCTGGCCGAGGTCATCGCCTTCCGCGACCGCCGCTTTCCGGCCCTGCGCGGCGCCCCACTCGCGACCGCCGAGGTCTGCCAATATGAGAATAGCTCGAACGGCGACTTCCTGATCGACCGCCATCCGGAGCGGGCCGACGTCGTGCTGGTCGGCGCGGGCTCGGGCCACGGGTTCAAACATGGACCGGAAGTGGGGCGGATCGCCGCCGAGCTGGTGCTGGCGGGCAGGACGCCCGATCCCCGCTTCGGGCTGGCCTCGAAGGGCGTCAGCCAGAAGCGGGAAGTGATCTGA
- the hemW gene encoding radical SAM family heme chaperone HemW: MAEELALYIHWPFCVSKCPYCDFNSHVREGIDQEAWRRALLADLAHEAALLPGRRLTSIFFGGGTPSLMEPATAQALIEAATSHWSAADDLEITLEANPSSVEAARFADLAAAGVNRVSLGLQSLDDQALAFLGRAHSAREGLDALGVAQKHFRRVSFDLIYALPGQSAEAWAAMLERGLALGTGHLSLYQLTIEPGTRFAALHAAGKLEPLDAEAAADLFELTAAMTEAAGLPAYEISNHARPGEESRHNLTYWRYGDYAGVGPGAHGRRSGLRTVRHRKPENFLAGLARNGHGMVEEAPLSPIEAADEALVMGLRLAEGIDPAAIARRFGLERLLDSSAVDRLVASGHLKWAGARLRTTAAGRLLLDTILGLVADPQPPSLRRSA, translated from the coding sequence ATGGCTGAAGAACTAGCCCTCTACATCCACTGGCCGTTCTGCGTCAGCAAATGCCCCTATTGCGACTTCAACAGCCATGTCCGCGAGGGCATCGACCAGGAGGCATGGCGAAGGGCGCTGCTGGCCGATCTCGCGCATGAGGCGGCGCTGCTGCCCGGGCGGCGGCTGACCAGTATCTTTTTCGGCGGCGGTACCCCATCGCTGATGGAGCCCGCGACCGCGCAGGCGCTGATCGAGGCCGCGACCAGCCACTGGAGCGCCGCCGACGATCTCGAGATCACGCTCGAGGCCAATCCCTCATCGGTCGAGGCCGCACGCTTTGCCGACCTTGCGGCCGCAGGCGTCAACCGGGTCAGCCTCGGGCTCCAGAGCCTCGACGACCAGGCGCTGGCCTTCCTCGGCCGCGCCCATTCGGCGCGCGAGGGGCTGGACGCTCTTGGCGTCGCGCAGAAGCATTTTCGGCGGGTGTCGTTCGACCTCATCTATGCGCTGCCCGGCCAGAGCGCGGAGGCGTGGGCCGCGATGCTCGAACGTGGGCTCGCGCTCGGCACCGGGCACCTCTCGCTCTACCAGCTGACAATCGAGCCGGGCACGCGATTCGCCGCGCTCCACGCCGCCGGCAAGCTCGAACCGCTCGATGCCGAGGCGGCCGCCGACCTGTTCGAGCTGACCGCGGCGATGACCGAGGCGGCTGGGCTGCCGGCCTATGAAATCAGCAACCACGCGCGGCCGGGCGAGGAAAGCCGGCACAACCTCACCTACTGGCGTTATGGCGATTATGCCGGGGTCGGGCCGGGCGCGCATGGCCGGCGGTCGGGGCTGCGCACCGTCCGCCATCGCAAGCCCGAGAATTTCCTCGCCGGCCTCGCCCGCAACGGCCACGGCATGGTCGAGGAAGCGCCGCTGTCGCCGATCGAGGCGGCCGACGAGGCGCTCGTCATGGGGCTGCGGCTGGCCGAAGGGATCGATCCCGCGGCGATCGCCCGGCGGTTCGGGCTCGAGCGCCTGCTCGATTCCTCAGCGGTGGACCGGCTGGTGGCGAGCGGTCACCTCAAATGGGCAGGCGCAAGGCTCCGCACCACGGCGGCGGGCCGGCTCCTGCTCGACACCATCCTCGGGCTGGTGGCCGACCCTCAGCCGCCTTCGTTGAGGCGGTCGGCGTAG
- the rdgB gene encoding RdgB/HAM1 family non-canonical purine NTP pyrophosphatase encodes MNAVGPKLVIATHNAGKLREIRALVAPFGIECVGAAELDLPEPEETGTSFVANAELKARAAADQTGLPALSDDSGLSVDALNGEPGIHSARWAEDETGKRDFGVAMERVETALEAAGPEAGRDAHFTCALTLAWPDGRTESFEGKVFGHLVWPPRGENGFGYDPVFVPHGHEQSFGEMDPAAKHAMSHRAKAFEQLVGWLKN; translated from the coding sequence GTGAACGCGGTCGGGCCCAAGCTCGTCATCGCCACCCACAATGCGGGCAAGCTGCGCGAGATCCGCGCGCTGGTCGCCCCGTTCGGGATCGAGTGCGTGGGCGCGGCCGAACTGGACCTTCCCGAGCCCGAGGAGACCGGCACCAGCTTTGTCGCCAATGCCGAACTGAAGGCCCGGGCCGCGGCCGACCAGACCGGCCTCCCTGCCCTGTCCGACGACAGCGGCCTCAGCGTCGACGCGCTGAATGGCGAGCCCGGAATCCACTCGGCGCGCTGGGCCGAGGACGAGACGGGCAAGCGCGATTTCGGCGTCGCCATGGAGCGGGTCGAAACGGCGCTCGAGGCGGCGGGCCCGGAAGCCGGCCGCGATGCGCATTTCACCTGCGCGCTGACCCTCGCCTGGCCCGACGGCCGGACGGAAAGCTTCGAAGGCAAGGTCTTCGGCCACCTCGTCTGGCCGCCGCGTGGGGAAAATGGCTTTGGCTACGATCCCGTCTTCGTCCCCCACGGGCACGAGCAGAGCTTCGGCGAGATGGACCCGGCGGCCAAGCATGCGATGAGCCACCGGGCCAAGGCCTTCGAGCAACTGGTCGGATGGCTGAAGAACTAG
- the hrcA gene encoding heat-inducible transcriptional repressor HrcA, whose amino-acid sequence MQPPLPELTDRMRAIFGTVVEAYLDRGTPVGSKSLAGTINLSPASIRSVLAELEDRGLLTHPHTSAGRVPTETGLRLFVDGIMQTHLPSAEERAAIEADVRDRPLEEALANATAALSGLSACAGVVVAPKIERRLRQLAFVPLGQGQALAVLVGEDGNVENRVIDLPPGMTAPALTEVANYVTARLSGFTLAEAEARLRAEIREHRAALDRAAAELVATGLAEWREDGAHRPVLIVRGQANLLDDTTAADLDRVRRLLGELEDRQEIVRLLENAREGEGCRIFIGSENRMFALSGSSVIAAPYRGSEGRVVGVVGVIGPTRLNYARIVPMVDYTAQALTRLMG is encoded by the coding sequence ATGCAGCCGCCGCTTCCCGAACTGACCGACCGCATGCGCGCGATCTTCGGCACGGTGGTCGAGGCCTATCTCGACCGCGGCACGCCGGTCGGCTCGAAAAGTCTCGCCGGCACGATCAACCTCTCGCCCGCCTCGATCCGCTCGGTGCTGGCCGAGCTCGAGGACCGCGGCCTCCTCACCCATCCGCACACCTCGGCGGGGCGGGTGCCGACCGAGACGGGCCTCAGGCTGTTCGTCGACGGGATCATGCAGACCCACCTGCCGAGCGCCGAGGAACGCGCCGCAATCGAGGCCGACGTCCGCGACCGCCCGCTTGAGGAAGCGCTCGCCAATGCCACCGCCGCCTTGTCGGGCCTGTCGGCCTGCGCCGGCGTGGTGGTCGCCCCCAAGATCGAGCGACGCCTGCGCCAGCTGGCCTTCGTGCCGCTGGGACAGGGGCAGGCCCTGGCGGTGCTGGTCGGCGAGGACGGCAATGTCGAGAACCGGGTCATTGACCTTCCCCCCGGCATGACCGCGCCAGCGCTCACCGAGGTTGCCAATTACGTCACCGCGCGGCTGTCGGGCTTCACCCTCGCCGAGGCCGAGGCGCGGCTCCGGGCCGAAATCCGCGAGCATCGCGCCGCGCTCGACCGCGCCGCCGCCGAGCTGGTCGCGACCGGGCTTGCCGAATGGCGCGAGGACGGCGCGCACCGTCCGGTGCTGATCGTCCGCGGCCAGGCCAATCTCCTCGACGACACCACCGCGGCAGACCTCGACCGCGTCCGCCGCCTGCTCGGCGAGCTCGAGGACCGGCAGGAAATCGTCCGCCTCCTCGAAAACGCCCGCGAGGGCGAAGGCTGCCGGATCTTCATCGGGTCGGAGAACCGGATGTTCGCGCTTTCGGGCTCGAGCGTCATCGCCGCGCCCTACCGCGGGAGCGAAGGCCGGGTGGTCGGCGTTGTGGGCGTGATCGGCCCGACGCGGTTGAACTATGCGCGGATCGTTCCCATGGTGGATTATACGGCGCAAGCACTCACACGTTTGATGGGATAG